The DNA segment tttgggtctcCAGTATTGATGGTGACTTTCCgtaggactaagtccccgattccaaaATGTCAATGgttcttctattgtagtatctttcgatcctttgcttATACGCGGCCATCCAAACAAGCGTTGtttctcgcttttcatctaacAATTCGAGGCTATCATTCATGGCCTCGTGGTTTGACTCCTCCGATGCATGTCAAAATATAGCGCTGGGTTCCCCAACCTTGACGGGGATGAGGGCCTTGGAACCATATACTAGAGAAAACGGGGTGCCCCCGTGCTAGACTTTGATGTTGTCTGATATGGGCAAAGGACCTCGGGtaaaacttctctccattttccctttgcatcatctaaccttttcttcaagttCTGAATGATAGTTTTATTTGTTGACTCGGCCTGTCCGTTTCCGGTTAGGTGGTACGGTGTCGATAAAATCCTCTTTATTTTATGCGCTTCGAGGAACTCCGTTACCTTGCTACCGATGAATCGCTTTCCTTTGTAGCACACAATCTCGGTGGGTAACCCGAATCGACATACGATGTGGTCCCAGATAAAGtgaatgacttctttttctcggaccatctcgaaggcctgtgcttccacccacttagaaaaataatcagtcataaacaaaatgaatttagctttacctggggccattGGTAGAGGGCTGACTATAtacattccccatttcatgaaaggccacgaGGATAAGACTAAATAGAGTTGTTCACCGGGCTGATGGATCGTCGGTGCAAATTGTTGACACTTTtcacatatttttacaaattccttagtatctttttcgaTGTTGTCCAGTAATATCCTACTCTGATAATTTTGCGGACCAGAGATTCGGCACCGGAACGCTTCCCACAAGTGCCTTTGTGGATTTCTTGTAGAACATAATTAGTGTCCCCTGTACCCAAGCACACCGCCAATGGTCCATCAAATGTTCTTCGGTACAACTTTCCATCCTAATCTAATGCAAACCTAGCAACCTTGGCTCGTAGGGACCTCAATTCTTTATGGTCTGATGGGAGCTTTCCATTCTTCAAATAGTCGATATACTTGTTCCTCCAGTCCCATgttaaacttgttgaatttatcTCAACATGACCCTCTTCAACCACAGACTTTGATAGTTGGACGACAGTCCCTGGGACGATGTCATCTTCTTCGATCGAAGATCCCAGATTATCAAGTGTATCGGCCTCACTATTTTTCTCTCGAGGTACGTGATccagagtccactccttgaagcggtgcaaagtTACTTGTAGCTTGTCTAGATACCGctgcattctatcctctcgaacctcGAAACTTTTGTTTACCTGATTTACCACCAATAGAGAATCGCACTTGGCCTCGATGACTTTTGCTCCAAAGCttttggctagttcgagacctgcaatcatggcctcatactcggcctcattgttagttaatttaggagttttgatagattgcTTAATGGTATCACCCGTGGGTGAATTCAAGACAATGCCAAGTtcggaccccttcacattcgagGCAGCGTCTGTgaaaaagggtccatacccccgacgTTGTACCAGAACTCAACAAGAGTTCTCTTTccacttcgggtacgagggttggcataaaatcggccacgaagtcagcTAGGATTTGAGACTTAATGGACGtttggggttgatattcgatatcgtacccgctaagcTCGactgcccatttggccaatcgacccgataGCTCAggcttatgcaaaatatttcgaagggGGTACGTGGTTAATACacatataggatgacattgaaaatatggttttagctTTCTATatgcgcttatcaatgcaagtACTAATTTTTCTAAATGAGGGTACCTAATTTTAGCATCTCCTAGAGTTCGGCTTATgtaataaacagggaattgcataccttgctcttctcgaactagtattCCACTTACCGTTATCTCGGACACTGCCAAGTATAGATAAAGtttttcatctaccttcggggtgtgaagcaaaAGCGGGCTCGACAGATATCGCtttaattcttctaaggcttgctGACATTCTAGGTTCCAtgcgaaatcctttttctttttgagcaaggaaaagaactGGTGACTCCGATCCGacgacctcgaaatgaatcgacCCAAGGAAGCTATTTGCCCTGTTAGCCTTTGCACGACCTTTACACCATCCACAATCGTGATATCCTCAATACCCTTGATCTTATTGGGATTGATTTCGATACCTcgatttgataccatgaagccgaggaacttacctgagccgactccgaaggcacatttctctaGGTTAAGCTTTATGTTGTATTTCCTCAAAATTGCAAACGTTTcctgcaaatgaactaaatagTCCTCTACATGCAGGGACTTAACCAATATGTCATAAATACAGACTTCCAttattttacctatttgttcttcgaacattttgttaactaggcgttggtatatAGCTCTTGCATTTTTTTAacccgaagggcattacgttgtaacaataagttccaaACTTAGTtataaacgaagtcttttcctagTCCTCCgcgttcatctgaatttgattgtacccggagtaggcatcgagaaaagttagGGTCTCGTAGctagccgtggcatcgatcattcAGTCgatgtttggcaatgggaaaGAATCTTTCGGACATACTTTGTCCAAGTCCTTATAGTCCACACACATTCTAAGCTTGTTTtcttttttaggaactacaactatgtttgctaaccattcggggtactttacctccccaatggatcctattttaagaagtttggttacctcatctTTTATGAAGGCATGTTTTACCGCGAATtgaggcctccttttttgcttcaccggtttgaaccTGGGATTAGTGCTTAGCCGATGCGTGGTGATCTCCGGTGGAATActtgtcatatctaaatgggaccaagcaaagcaatccatattatcaataagaaattgaatgatttTTTTCCTAAGTTCGGGAGTCAAtctcgttcccaggtatacctttttctCGGGCATGTATTCGATCAAAATGACATGCTCTAGCTCCTTGATAGTTGATTTGGTAGCATCGGATTCTTCGGGAATGACGAAGTTTGggggagtaaggaaatcctcatcttcatctttgattatCTGTTGCTCTGATTCTATCGAGGCCGGAGGCGGTAATTGCTATTTGGTCGTCTGTTTACCTTTGATGCTCGATTTCTCCGAGGTCGAAGGCTCTGGTATCGGCACCACCTCCTCGATCGCAAACATCTACTTTGCAGCATGTTGCTCTTCGCAGACTATTTTTACTCTTTCCtctgttggaaacttcatcatctggtgaagagttgaaGGCACTGCCCTCATGGTGTGTATCCATGGCCTCCTGAGGAGCGTGTTATACCTCatatcaccttcgatgacatgaaacttcgTATCTTGTATGGTCCCGGCTACGTTTACTGGCAAGATAATTTCTCCCTTTGTtatttcgcttgccatgttgaagccattcagGACCCGGGATATAGGTACAAcctgatcttgtaggccgagttgttccacgaccctcgatctggttatgtttgctgagctacctggatccaccaAAACatatttaacttgaattttattcaaaaggatagaaattaccagggcgtcattgtgaggctgagatatgccttctgctTCCTCGTCACAGAATGATAAGACGTCCCCGGGCACATAGCTCCAAGTCTgtttttctctggtgatcgaTACTTTGGTGCACTTGAACACAGGTCCTTGAGGGACATCGACTccgccaatgatcatgtggattacatgttgtggttTTTCTTGTCCATCTTTCCTTGCATCTCTCTCCCCAAATTAAATCTTAGCccgatcacttaggaattctcgaaggtggccaTCGTTGAACAAACGAGCCACTTTTTCCTTTAGCTGCCTGCAATCTTCTATTTtatgaccatgtgtgccatgatacttacacatcaagttCGGGTTCCTTTGAGAAGGGCCGGTCTCTTGGTATCTTTGATTCTCCCAATAGTTGAGACGATCCCCGGTGCATctatgttgaagttgtactctgataatcGAGGGGCATCAGTGGGGTCGGTGTGCTTATCGAACCCGCatttactcatgagtccccgagaacTTTGACCTCGATTGTTTCTCCGATCGCTCCGAGGAGTGTTTTAGCTTTGGCCACTATTCCTTCGATTAGCATATGGCTGATACCGTTCTTTGTTGAATCTCGATTCTCGGTCTGTGTCCCTTGGGGGCTTGGCTGTGAATCTGTTAGGATGAAGTGAAcctgagggggctcccaactagtcgtcctcgaccctgatctttgattgataacgATTGTGCACATCTGACCATGTCACAACTGGATATTCGACAAGTTCTGCTTCAACTGTCGAGATGCGATCGAGCTCCTTTCATTCAGACCCTGCATAAAGACCTGTACTGCCTAGTCATCGGAGACAGGTGGTAATTCCACTCTTTCCATCTAAAACCGGGACACAaactcccttagcatctcgtcgttcctttgctttattttgaagaCATTCGATTTTCTCGTGGCCACCTTTATGGTCTGGACGTGTGCTTTCACAAAGGCATCTGCtagcatagcaaatgaatcaatggagttaggagctaagttgtgataccaagtCATGGCTCTCTTTGATAGTGTTTCCCCGATTTTTTTCAACAAAactgactcgatctcatcgtcatTCTAATCATTTCCTTTAATCCCACAAATGTATGAAGTTATGTGCTCGTTAGGATCAGTTGTCCCCTTATATTTGGGTATAGTGGGCATGCGAAACTTCTTGGGAATAGGCATCGGAGCCGCACTCGaggggaatggtttttgtatgaacttcttggcGCCTAGACCTTTCAaaactggaggtgcccccggtatctGGTCTACCCGGGGGTTATAAGTTTCTACCTTCTTATCATtgtcttcaattttcttttctccggACTCGATCCTCTTAGTTAGTTCCTCGAGCATTCTCATAATAGTGGGTCAATCCCCAAGCCACTTTCATCGGGCCTTTTTAGGGCTGGTTCAGCACGCCGAGTATTCACTGGTTCGACTGTGTTTGGAGTTCTAGtctgactctgaagttgagcgatgacgatttgctgagcttgcagcatctcgaatatcacttggaggctgactccccCATCTCCCATTCCTTGTGTTTTTTGGTCACCGGATTGGGCTTCCCTGTGTATATTTCCTTCGGGGTCCGTGCCTAGATCTTCATTCCAAGCAATGTGCGAACTAACATCAACAGGTTCCACATTTGGCACTTCCCCTGGGTTTATCGGTGGTACATCGACTCCTGCGTTGCTATTTTCCCCAAGACCTTCGTTGTCATGAACATGTGTGTTCTGTGTGTTAGACATGTTTAAGCCTGAGAATCAAAGAACCTTGACAAGAAAAATCGTAAGGATAACATGTGTAACgagaatcagtaaagaaataatcactattatctttagccccacggtggcgccaaactgtttacctcgaaaatacgagtaacaattaaatttgattagtggttttaaagatatgtgatttagttcaataccaattaataatcaagaaatatgaagtagaaatgaaagatagaagtgaatcaaaccaatattACTTAGAAGCAGTGACCTCGAGGGTGGCTTAGGGCAGTaagaacaattaagtaataaaaataaagtaagaacaatgGAGCTAAAGGACAATGTTGATGAACGGTAGGCGAAaaggtagagagtatattcttttctcaGTAGTACACAACTCTTTCTTGAATTAACACACAAATTGATTGATAAATAcatttaaatcaagaaaaaattaataataaaacaaattcaCTTTATTTCGACCATAAAAAAGTCGTCAATAGGAGAccgaaagaaagaaagagaaaaacaagAGGAGGGCTTTctctttatatttatatatttcgAAAATCGAATCATCATGCACTTTAGGCCCTTCTTAAAGCCTTGCATTTTTAGACTATTAACAATCTTTACATTGCAACATACATACAATCCTCAAATACTGCAAAATCagaaataaaaaggaaagaagaatgACCACCATTTGTAGCCTATACAGATACATGTATAACCTGAGAAAGAACAAGAAAggtgaaaacaaaaagaaagaagaaaaacaagatcAAGAATAAAAGCTATTCAAAGGTACTCAAGCCCTCAGGAGCAGCTAGTATTTCCTATTAGGATTAATGCGCGAAAAAAGGGAACGCTTTTGCTTCTTTGGTTTAGTTCCAAAGATGAATGAATGTAAAGGAATTCTTGATCTATTCACTGAGTTCATTAATTGTGATTGGTTTCCAGTAAGTCCAAATTCTTGATCCAATTCTGTTATAGTCTTCTCAACATCTACTTGAAGTGTAGTTACACGACGAAAACCAGCTTCTAGTTCCTCACTTACCTTGTTGTTCTCTTGTTTCATGTTCAAAACTTGACCTTGGAATTTTGCAGCTTCATGACTGCTGAATCTGATATCATCTGATTCAATTCCCTCCTTTAGAGCATTTGCTATTTCGTCTTGAATATTGCATAATGCTGAGAATTTGCGCTCAAGTTCATCTTTTAGTGACAAGGTTTGTGCTAACCATACTGTCAGTTCATTCTGAATTTCCTTCATGTGTTTATATATTGGCTTTATTTCTGATTTTGTTTCTACTCTAGGGCTGTGATCTTGCATCtctttgtttttgattttggaTATTTCATGCTGCAAGTCGTGGAATGTTGTCTTGAATTTCTGAATTTGATGGAAAGTTGAACTGAATCTTAGCCAGAAATCCAAGTTTTCATCTAGTATTGCATCAATACTCATCCGGAGTTTTTCCTCAGTTGGCGATACTGATGCATGTTGATCAACCAAAATCGTCTTGATGTCTTCTTCGTCGTTCTCTATAATAAGATTATCTTTGTCCTTCCTTTGTGGCAGATCCTCGGGTTTTAAGCTTCGATCAAATGAAGGATCAGATTCTTGGCATttttgttccttcaactctttattTTCCGAACCATTTCCTTGCTGAAGAAGATTCAATTTTAGACGTAGATTATGTATCTCCTCATCCCTTTTTGTGATAGCACATTTCAGTTCTCTTATCTGAAGTGTGAGATTGAACTCCGCGTCTCTATCTTTCTTCTCCATATCGCTTAGCTTCTTTGTAACTTCTTTATAATTCTTGAGAATTGTTGTATATTCATTTAAAAGAATATTTTCTTTATCCTCCAATCCACTCAACAGCATCTGTTGCCAGTTAAGTTCGTCATCCTTCTCTGCATCTTTCTGTATTTGTGTCTCATAAAAACAACTTCCAGATTGAGCCGAGACTTTCTCATCACCTTTTCCAACCGTTGGCTCCAAAAATGTGACATGCTTCTTACTGGTTTTGGTAACTTCCGCATTATCACTTACAGCTATGCTAGAACCTTGCTCGTTGTGAAATTCTGTATCTGTAGTTTTTATGGTACTTAAGTTCTTGGGACCTTCACTTGAACTAGGATGATTTTTTTGTTTTACTAACTCTTCTTGTAACTTGATTTCAACAAGTGTAGTCACTTCATCTGGTGATAAATCTATCCCATCGTGCTCCTCATCTGGTCTAACGCTACTCAATTTATCGGACAAATGGTCAAGACTGGTACGAGCTTCCACAAAGTGAGTTCTTAGGCTACTGTTTTGGTTCACAACATCTTTATTGAGGTTCTCAATTGTTTGCAACTTTGCTTCTATCGCCGTCACCCTGATATTCAGATTGTGTGTATCATCAGTTAGAGCTGCTTTATCATCTTCCAAAGATTGAACTTGTGCTTGGAGTTCATCAGCTTCTCTTCTTAATCTCTCAATAAGAAGAGTCTGAGATGAAACTGCTGTTTCTAGGTTGACCACTTTATTCACAAGCTCGTCGATTTTCTCTGCCAGTTGTGACATCGTTAAAGACTCCTTAGAGCTCGCATCAACTTGGTCCTTAATCTTGTTCTGTGATGATTCTATTTCCTTACCAACTTCTTGGTTTGAAATATTATACACATTTGGCTTTAGGTCACTAATTTTATCACCAAGATACTTATGCCTGAAGGACTGCAGTTTCTTACAAGAATCTTCGATTTTTTGGAACTCCTCTCTTGCTTCTTGTGCATACATATCTTGTTTTTCCTGGAGCTGAGTCAATGTTTCTTGACATGATTGCAATGCTGCTTCAGCCATCAAAGTACAAGCCTCAGCATCCTCAATAACCCGACCCTCACCAAATTCATCCTCTAATTCACATATCTTCTGTTGCTTTTCCATGATTTGGTTTTCAAGTCCCCGGTACTTTTCAAGTCCATTTTGGTATGAACTCCTTACAAACTCTTTCACAGTTTGTAAGGCCAAAATGTCTTTCTGAAGCTTGTCAATCTCTTCAATAGCTTCACTTTCGTTCAAACCAGATTTCGCGACATCTTCTGTTTTGGATGATTTCTTGCCTTGCCTTTGTTTTGAGGCAGTTGTCATAAGACCCTTCAAATCTTTTATAGGAGCCTTTGGTATGTTGTTTGATCCACTTGGCGCGATTTGTGTGAAATCTTTTGGGATTCTTGGGGCGCCATattcgtcttcttcatccattgcTAGTTGAATTTGTTCAGGGAAAATAGTAGCAATGGTGTTGTTAGCAGTCTGCAATTCCTTTGATAAATGATCATATCGTTCAGCCAATGCGCGATAGGCACGATAGGATTCCTCCACAAAGTTTATCAGCTCTGGTCTTTTCTTGTAGTACATTTCTGCTCTTTTTGCAAATGAATCTCCATCCTCTTCAATGAGTTTGATCACACTTTCCACCTTCCCTTGCATATCTGCACAATCAAATATATAAATGGAGTTATTTGTTTCTATAACAAATAGTATAACTAGTACAAAGCAAGAAAAAAATGCAGGAGCTTCCAAGAGAGAATAGAAAGAAAATGGCACATTTGATTGACAACACCACTTTTGATCACTTTGAAACAACTCTCCCTCCTTAAGGGGATATTAGCAATGTAATAGTACTATTGTGTTTATATTTACTATTTTAGGTTCTTTCTCAATAAGAAAGGGAACCTTGGGCAACGTTAAAATAGTCTCTGTTGACTtgtaggtcacgggttcgagtaATAGAAGCAACCACTAATGTATGCATTAGGAtaggctgtctacatcacaccccctGGGGGATTCTTGGAATAACGGTAAAGTAGTTtctgtgtgacctataggtcaagGGTTCGAGCCATGAAAGCAACCACTAATGTATGCACTAGGGTAGGCTGTCTATATCACACATCTTCGATTGTTGTTAAACGCGGGATGCCTTGTGCATCGGGTTACCCTTTTTCGCAACAAGATTTGTGCAATTTGCAGATAAACCACTAGAATATATTAGAGAGGCTCTAGTGTTAGATAATCTTTAAATATAGACCATTGAAATATTTTAGACCCAAATAGAGCATTTATGATATTGCATTCATACAACCAACTCCAACTAATTTAGGATTGAAGCgtaattgttgttgttataaTAAGATTGATCAATCTAGCAGATATTTAGAACCCTTTGTATTTTTGAGCCTGGTTTTAAACTAATTGAACAAAAAGGGAGGGGAAAAAGCATTATAGtgtaaacaaaaaatgaaatatagAGAATAAAACTGGAAATATATTCAGAATTCTTAGACTTTAATCAAAATATAAGCAAGAAATTTTCCTACAAAACAAATTATTAGCCTTATTATGACATATCATATATTCATGTTTGAATACTTTAAGCCTTCCCCTTCTCTCCCAACAACAAAATATACATTTTTTATATGCTCTTTTTTAATCAATATTGTAAATTCAACCAAAAAAGGACATTCCAGTACATTAAGCTCCCATTATGGGTGGAGTGAGGAGAATGgccggatcacaagagtctattgtatacagccttaccctgcatttctgcaagaggttgttttcaCGGCTTGAACCCATAACCActtggtcacatgacaacaactttaccagttacgccaaggttGTCCTTcccaaaaaagaacaaaaaagcaaaaaaaaaaattaaaaaaaaaaaataccaagACCAAAAACCCATTTgactttttattttcatttttgtgaaAAAAAATACCTTGAAGGCTTTGTTCAAGCCATTTGGATTGTTTGGTCCTAATGTGGCTTGCTGCCCACCATGAATAAGCATTGCTTGCAGCTCTTTGCAACATCTTGCCAATTCTTGatattcttttttcttcttcttcttgttcaaATAATTCACATGATTAATGAAACTCTTCCTCTCTCTTTCCCCCCCAAAAGAAAAGTATCTTAGGAAAGAGGAAGAGTTTCAAAcatgagaaaaagcacaatgaaaaaagaaaaaagaaaaaacataagAGTTTTTTGTTTGGGAGATTAAGGAGAATTATAGTATAATTATTAGTTAATGGTTGGGAGCTACTTTCGCTCCAAAGCAAGTGTTGAAcccttctttctctttctttctttcaacCTCTCACGTAAAAAGGTTCAAGTCATAGCCATAGCAAAATTAGCAAATAACTATATCAACGTCGTATCCACTGTTTAACCAACTATAGAATATATTTGACTgaagatattatatatgattaGTTGCTTTAATTTGGCCACTAATTAATCTTTACTACACAAAAACCCCGGAAGTATAACTTTCACATTAGTTTGATGTTAAGCGATAAATGATCAGAGTAGCACACAATCACGTATAAATTAAAGAGGACAGAGAAGAAAATAATTGACACCAAATTATATTGAGGTTCACCCGTTAGCCTATGTTCTTAGGGCAAGAGCTGAGAGAGTATTCCAGTATGAAACGATACCAGTAATCCCTATTACAACCCCTTAAAAACCCAAAGCCTTTCCCAAGTTGATTATCATGCATGTTTAAGGGATTTTTGAGTATGT comes from the Nicotiana sylvestris chromosome 4, ASM39365v2, whole genome shotgun sequence genome and includes:
- the LOC104220472 gene encoding kinase-interacting protein 1-like isoform X1, which encodes MLQRAASNAYSWWAASHIRTKQSKWLEQSLQDMQGKVESVIKLIEEDGDSFAKRAEMYYKKRPELINFVEESYRAYRALAERYDHLSKELQTANNTIATIFPEQIQLAMDEEDEYGAPRIPKDFTQIAPSGSNNIPKAPIKDLKGLMTTASKQRQGKKSSKTEDVAKSGLNESEAIEEIDKLQKDILALQTVKEFVRSSYQNGLEKYRGLENQIMEKQQKICELEDEFGEGRVIEDAEACTLMAEAALQSCQETLTQLQEKQDMYAQEAREEFQKIEDSCKKLQSFRHKYLGDKISDLKPNVYNISNQEVGKEIESSQNKIKDQVDASSKESLTMSQLAEKIDELVNKVVNLETAVSSQTLLIERLRREADELQAQVQSLEDDKAALTDDTHNLNIRVTAIEAKLQTIENLNKDVVNQNSSLRTHFVEARTSLDHLSDKLSSVRPDEEHDGIDLSPDEVTTLVEIKLQEELVKQKNHPSSSEGPKNLSTIKTTDTEFHNEQGSSIAVSDNAEVTKTSKKHVTFLEPTVGKGDEKVSAQSGSCFYETQIQKDAEKDDELNWQQMLLSGLEDKENILLNEYTTILKNYKEVTKKLSDMEKKDRDAEFNLTLQIRELKCAITKRDEEIHNLRLKLNLLQQGNGSENKELKEQKCQESDPSFDRSLKPEDLPQRKDKDNLIIENDEEDIKTILVDQHASVSPTEEKLRMSIDAILDENLDFWLRFSSTFHQIQKFKTTFHDLQHEISKIKNKEMQDHSPRVETKSEIKPIYKHMKEIQNELTVWLAQTLSLKDELERKFSALCNIQDEIANALKEGIESDDIRFSSHEAAKFQGQVLNMKQENNKVSEELEAGFRRVTTLQVDVEKTITELDQEFGLTGNQSQLMNSVNRSRIPLHSFIFGTKPKKQKRSLFSRINPNRKY
- the LOC104220472 gene encoding kinase-interacting protein 1-like isoform X2, producing the protein MQDMQGKVESVIKLIEEDGDSFAKRAEMYYKKRPELINFVEESYRAYRALAERYDHLSKELQTANNTIATIFPEQIQLAMDEEDEYGAPRIPKDFTQIAPSGSNNIPKAPIKDLKGLMTTASKQRQGKKSSKTEDVAKSGLNESEAIEEIDKLQKDILALQTVKEFVRSSYQNGLEKYRGLENQIMEKQQKICELEDEFGEGRVIEDAEACTLMAEAALQSCQETLTQLQEKQDMYAQEAREEFQKIEDSCKKLQSFRHKYLGDKISDLKPNVYNISNQEVGKEIESSQNKIKDQVDASSKESLTMSQLAEKIDELVNKVVNLETAVSSQTLLIERLRREADELQAQVQSLEDDKAALTDDTHNLNIRVTAIEAKLQTIENLNKDVVNQNSSLRTHFVEARTSLDHLSDKLSSVRPDEEHDGIDLSPDEVTTLVEIKLQEELVKQKNHPSSSEGPKNLSTIKTTDTEFHNEQGSSIAVSDNAEVTKTSKKHVTFLEPTVGKGDEKVSAQSGSCFYETQIQKDAEKDDELNWQQMLLSGLEDKENILLNEYTTILKNYKEVTKKLSDMEKKDRDAEFNLTLQIRELKCAITKRDEEIHNLRLKLNLLQQGNGSENKELKEQKCQESDPSFDRSLKPEDLPQRKDKDNLIIENDEEDIKTILVDQHASVSPTEEKLRMSIDAILDENLDFWLRFSSTFHQIQKFKTTFHDLQHEISKIKNKEMQDHSPRVETKSEIKPIYKHMKEIQNELTVWLAQTLSLKDELERKFSALCNIQDEIANALKEGIESDDIRFSSHEAAKFQGQVLNMKQENNKVSEELEAGFRRVTTLQVDVEKTITELDQEFGLTGNQSQLMNSVNRSRIPLHSFIFGTKPKKQKRSLFSRINPNRKY